In Nitrospinota bacterium, a single genomic region encodes these proteins:
- a CDS encoding PilZ domain-containing protein, which translates to MAITKNSASLMEFVAHCLHNAESVKIELDENLYSGTVERWKIGQFIVFKTSNIDNSLVGIPAGFSGLKLKVIGKSGAVRNFTTKILKKKLPLIMLSFPASEIEKVDREFERVYVQLDTPVILTKRIGDILPDETTHVGTITNISKGGCAISTQLGLHKGDKINFFMEVSSTSGKKSLDLLGIVRGVQKYDNGTASYGIEYQKLNRETKNEIDTFMDRRLGMLSQNIISSEEAGVLEKLKALHQKELEQMIEPEFHIRK; encoded by the coding sequence TTGGCAATCACGAAAAATTCTGCAAGTCTCATGGAATTCGTAGCCCATTGTCTGCATAACGCCGAATCGGTCAAAATCGAACTGGATGAGAACCTGTATAGCGGCACTGTTGAAAGATGGAAAATCGGTCAATTTATAGTTTTTAAAACCAGCAATATCGACAATTCTCTGGTTGGCATACCTGCCGGATTTTCAGGGCTGAAGCTGAAGGTCATCGGCAAGAGCGGCGCCGTTCGAAACTTCACTACCAAAATATTGAAAAAGAAACTCCCGCTGATCATGCTCAGCTTCCCAGCCAGTGAAATAGAAAAGGTAGACAGGGAATTTGAACGGGTGTATGTCCAGCTCGACACTCCGGTTATATTGACCAAAAGAATTGGAGATATTCTCCCTGATGAAACAACGCATGTCGGCACCATCACAAACATAAGCAAGGGGGGGTGCGCAATCTCAACTCAGCTAGGACTGCATAAGGGGGATAAAATAAACTTCTTTATGGAAGTTTCCAGCACATCCGGCAAGAAGAGTCTCGACCTTTTGGGCATTGTGCGCGGAGTTCAAAAGTACGATAACGGCACCGCCTCATATGGCATCGAATACCAAAAGCTGAACCGCGAAACTAAAAATGAAATCGACACATTCATGGACAGAAGATTGGGGATGCTTTCGCAAAACATCATCAGTTCCGAAGAAGCCGGGGTCCTGGAAAAATTGAAAGCACTGCATCAAAAGGAGCTTGAACAGATGATCGAGCCGGAATTTCATATTAGAAAATAA